From the genome of Triticum aestivum cultivar Chinese Spring chromosome 1A, IWGSC CS RefSeq v2.1, whole genome shotgun sequence:
ACACGCTTTAGTGTCTCTAATGCCAGTATACTTCCACCTTGCCATCCAATTGCTTTCATAAGCAGTGCAACAACCTGCAAGGTAGTTCAAGAAATAGATCACGATGGGCCCTTAGATGCCATTTATGAAAAGATGTGCTACGCCAATCATATTGGATTTCCTCTTCTGGCTTCTCCCCCATAAGTTCTACAGAATTCAAACTATAAAGGCAAACATCTTGTAAATTTAAGAGATAAATAGTTATTGTTGAAGCGACGCCAGAAAAGGAATTTTCAGTCATAATTTCTTTAAACACCAAGGTTCACACTGAACTTAGTATTATCAAGCTTTGTCACCAAACGTTTTCAGATGAAGTCAAATTACATTAGTGGCCATGCTGCTGTATCAGCAAAAAAGATCAATATGCAATGTTCCCCTCAAGAGTCATAACAAACACAAATAAGTTCATTATAATTTAATACCTGAGGAGTTCCTGCACTTGTTGCCGCCATAGCTTCAGCACAAGTGGTGCTAGACGCCAGCTGATGTAGTACTCGCAAACAACTAAGGCGAACCCTCTCTTGTGGAGTCTGCACAGTGGTCTCAGGGACACCATCAGAGTTATCGTGCTCAATAGGTTCTGCTTGCACTCTACTTGTGTCCTGTCCAGATGCCATAGTCTCCCTTCTTCCCTCATAAGCCATAGCTGCAACCAGCTTTGGAACATAACCTAGGTAACCAACATGGTCTGCAAGTGCCGGATGAACACGCAACAAAGAAACAAGTGCGGCAGAAAGCAGCAAAGGAAGTTCTGGATCAACAGCATTTGCTTCATAGTGGGTAGCAGCAACTGAAGAAACATACTGATCTAGGAGCCCTTCAAGGAATCTTTTAGGGTTTCTCAGTGGAAACTTGGGATCCTTTAGGAAAAGTCTCACATATATTCCACCAACCTGAAATTTGCACAGCATGATAATACCTAAGCCAATGTTATGAAATGCAGATACCAGAATAATTCTAGAACAAGCACTATACCTGTGGTTCATCCTTCATTACATGTTGGCCAGAGGCTTGTTCCGGCACATCCCAATCAACAAGACGTCCTTTCATCTGCTCTTGGTAAAGGTCTGCCGCCATGGTAGACAGCTGCGCAGAAAGAGAAGCTGCCATTGCAGGTGTCCATACAAGTTCAGGAGTTTCTGTTGTCTGTTCAAGAGATGAAACAACAGCTTCACCAGGTCCATCTCTAATTGCAGAAACCAAACCATCGGGCAAGAATCTAGCAAGCGTGATGGCCACCCTGGGACCATGCATCGGCTGCCCAGCAAGTTTGCCCAATAAGGATGCAGCTGCAGCTCTTTGCTGCATAGGGATTTCCTCTACATGATATAAACTAAGTGAGTAATATGTTGTGCATAATTAGATCTCTAAACTAGTGGTAGTTAAACATGAAAAAACCAATGTGAacggtaagaagttaaaaatagaACAAAGTTTCATAAACACATATAGGAAACTTAAAGGTGGTGGATCAGTGCAAGATACTGGTGAGAAGTTCACACTACATTTAAAAAAATCAATTAATTAAACATACTATTGCTCATCAAATAACAGCTGGTGCCAACAAAACAGCAAGAGCATGAAGAATGTGAAACGTGTAAACTACACATTAGTTTCTGAAATAGCAACAACACCATAGCCTCATATAAATATCTAAATGTAGCAAAAAATGCCAAAATAGAGATTGTCACCTTGAAGGGGTAACATAAGTTCGAGAATGTACACTACACCACCATGCTTGGCAGCAGCCCAGGCCAACTCTGGCGTGCTGGCCAAAGAATAGAGGACAGCAAGCGCCCCATCCCTACAAGAAGGATTGCAGTGTAGTATCTGAAATAGCAAAATGAGACTCGTCCTTTCTGCGACCATGGCCTCCAAACAAGGAGCATGCTTTGTCAAGAGAGAAAGAACACTTAAACAAATTTGTGGGATATTGCTTTCAGGAGGAACAGGCAGCGCAAGGCATTCAAATAGAGGTGTCAATCGTTCCTTGGAAGCAAAAACAGCAGCCAAGCCTGGATTACTTGTCAGAAGATTCTGTAGCAAAAAGAATGAAAAGAAAAAGTCAGAAAATGAGCAGCATACACAGAAAActtgagaaacctgttccaaaagAGTACCTGAAGCGATGTTAACCCACTTCTGAGGTTTGTAATAACTTCACAATCTCCACCAGTTTCATATTTACTGCCTTTTTCAAATGAATTATCCTCTTTTCCTTCATTAGTTGAATCACTGGCTCCACCATTTTCAGTAGATGTATCGATAACCGAATCATGTTCGTGCGTCATATTTTCCTCCGAATTTATGGAACTCCACTTTTGCACTAGACCTGCTATAAACTTAAGAAGAGCAATGCAAAATCCTTCCTGATCACTTATTTCATAATCTGGTTGATTGTTGTAAACTCTCAAGTAGACATCACCAACATTCAATTCTTTTGACAAAGCTTCATAGTTGAAAGACTGTGATTCTGTCAAATCATACGAACCATCAGGACCTTGGCTAGTTCGCTGCTGATCTACAAACTTGAGGAGCTCTCCTCTGGTTGAAGAATTCCATATGATCTACAAACAAGAAAAAATTCTTAAGCTATAGAAATCAAGTCCACACATACAACTAAACAGTAGTAGATTGTCGTGTAATAATCTCTGAAACGTGTTCATGAAAAGCAGCTTGCAATTGCTCACTTAAAGCAATGTGTAAACTAGTGAAGCCATCATCAGATATATATAGAACCAAACTGTAGTAGATTTTTCGAAAGTTACTCCTTCCATTTGTAACTAGATTACCTTTCATACAGTCTCCAAGATGCAATTTTGGCCACTACTTTCCATACGAATATTTTAGTACAAACTATCAAATTGTCATATTATGGAAATAATTTTCATGACATTTATAACAATATTGTTTTTACTTAACTAATCTAAAAAATATTACAAGTTAAATGTAGAGAAGTTTAACAGCATACACTCAAGGAAGTCGTCCATTTGCGAACTGACGTAGTACATAAGtagtgaaatactccctccgttcacaaatattaaatattctaacttttttctgaatcggatATGTATATACACGTTTTAGTGGGTTTggtcactcatttcagtccgtatgtagtccatgttGAAAAATCTAATGCATCTTACATTTttgaacggaggaagtagtttatAATTGCTCCCTATGAAGCAATTGCGTGGTTGATTAAATAAACAACAACATCACTACTCAGAATGTGCATCTGTTTATACCCGTAGAGAACATCACTTCCATAGCTAATTAATATCAAGTCGGGACTAGAGACTAAGTAAGACTATGAAACTGCTCTTGCTACATCTTTGAAGCTAGAGCCACTGTCATGGAATTCACTAAGTCCAGTGAGGTGTACCCACGTGTGCATGGATTATGTGCCAGTAATAATAATAGTAAAGTAGTAAGCTTAGCAAATTGCCTAATATACAATTGAACAGAGAACCTATTACCTCTGGtgactccaagtttgaattcagattTGATAATAGATCTTTGGGTGGCCGGTTTCTCAGCATGTCAGCAAGCTTGGGAGTAAGAAGTGCTCTTAATGTATTGAAAGCAGGAAGGTTAGATGGGCTTGATGTTCCGTCACCACCAAGACCACAAAGCTTTGACAAAGCCTGAGCTGCATGTACTGCATGAAGATTTTTGGCAATCTGCACCCTTGCCCCAACACCATGTGATTCATTTGTCTCATTCTCTTCTGCTGTCGAATCGTATTGAAGCAGTAAGGGCAAGACAAACCTGCAAAAACATTTGAATATGTCACTGCTATGGCTTCACATTACCTACTTTTTTGCTAATGTATATGTCAATTTGATTCAGTCAAGTATGATATGTACAGAATTCGTTCAGTACTAACTCCATGTTACTATAGCTTCTTTTCTTTTAGAGAGAGGAGGGAATCATCATATTATAATAGCAATAGCAAAAAGATGGCAGGACAGTACCATAAAAAGCCAGCGGCAAGCAGAGCATTTTGCAGTTCAGATGAAACTGAAACATTAGCAGCTGTCTGCAGAGCAGCATCCACAGCCGATGGAACAAATTCAAGTTCTGTACAGTGCACAATATCCTCAACAAGGCCAGCAAACTTAAGAATCTCAACTCTTCCTGACTCAAACAAGCTGAGCGCTGAAAATGTGTGCATTATATTGGTGACTATTTTTGCCGCTGGTTCGTGTGCCGGAGTTGTGGGCTGAACGATGCACATGCAACGTGAAAGCAGTGTTGCCAACAACGGGATACCGCTGTCTCGTATAAGCTCTTCTCCATTTAGTGAAGATGATGAACATCTGGCAGCAGATGAGAAGAACATGAGAGGCAATGAAAATAAACAGTTTCTGAAAAAATATATAAACATAGCTAAACTAAGTTTCTTTTAGCTTACGTCAGCCAAATCAGCTCTGAAGCGGCTATCAAAAGAGGGGCTCTATCAGATGAAAGGAAATTGCTATCATCCTTGTCTACAGTAACTGCATTTAGCAACATAGGATAGCCAGCATATTTGAATGGTTCCAAGACATGTCCATATCTCTTGTACAAGATACACTGTGCCTTAAGTAAGAGTATCAGCCTCCAGAGCTGTGGTCCCTGCAATCCTTGCATACTTGCCTGCATACATAGATATTGCATTCACAGTAAATATCTTTAAAAGGACTCAATGTCAATAGTCAAACACTGTGGGAATAATCTTAACAGTACTCAATGTTTATTCACATGTTCCCTTTTGCCTTACTCCAATTTGTAGGGCGAATGTTACAAGGTGGAAAATGATTTGTGAAGTGCACAGAAGAAATCTGCTCATACAGTTACCCCAATAAAAGAAAAGGACGGACCAAATAAGaataagaaacaaaaagagaaGGCAAAACATGGAGAACAGCTTAATCAAATTCAACAAGCAAATGCTTTTCCATACACAATTATAATTTAGATTTAGAGATCTTCCGCAGGAGAAAACTTAAAGCTAAGAAAAAAAGAAACACCTACTTCCTTAGAAAGGATAACCTGAGATTTACTACACTCGTTTTATGTTGCTAGCAATCCTCCTCGAAAAATTACTCTATACTAAAAATGATCCAGTTATAACTCCATATAACTAACCCGTCTATCATTTTATTTATGGTGCCTccaatttaattaattaatttaactatAAGAAATCAAGCATaccaaaggtggcatggtgtcaacAGTCATAGAAACAATGGAATACCTGCAATCGCTCGTAAGCCTTTTGCACAGCAACAAACTTTTCTCTTCCCTCAGGGTTCTTGTCTGGATGGTATTTTATTGCCAGCTTCCGGTATTGGCGCTTAAGCTTCTCTTCGTCGATGTTTTCAATATTTTTTGCCAAACTGGCCAGATTTAACTCGGATGACTTTTTGCTACTACCCTTCTCGCCAATTACAAGATCATCAAGAGTAATCTCCAGTATCTTGCAGGCTTCTTCTTCAGACAAATCCATTGGACGGCGAGTTAACTCTTCACGCCACATTGCCAGTAGTGACTGCAAAAACTCTACGTGTTCAACGATGGGCCAGTTAGGAAACCTGATTTCATCACATAGGTTCCGAAGGTAGTAACGATGGCACCACATCTCATCTTTCAGATTCGGGTAGGTCACAGGTGGCATAGGAGCATAATCATACAATGAATGGCAATGTTGAGCCAATTTCTGAGAAAAATCACCGAGATGCTGCAGGACCTAAGAAAACAAGTAGAACGCAAAAAAGTATTTGAAAGTAAGATTAAAATCCAGAAATTTCAAAGCAAATGTCTTAAAAAAATAGCAATGAAGGCTACACAGGCAAAATACCTGACGAATAAGATGTTCTGCCCTCATTTTGTGGGTCCATATAATCTCTGGTGTGTCAGAATCAGACACCATTGCGGCAGCAAAAGCAGAAGGACCACTACGTTCTAAGACATACAGCAGTGATTCTGGGAGCAGTCCACCTAGTACACTGCGCTTTGCCAAAGGCAATGATGAAGATACTGCAGCCTCTTCACCGCCATGAAAGGCTTGATGAGTATGTGTGGCCGAAAAAAGTTGTGCGATTGATAGAAGGTTTGAACCAGGGTATGCCAATGCAAAGTAAAAGGCACCAGTACTATATAATCGAATCATAGCTTTGGGGTTTCTTGTGACAATAGCCTTAAGCAAAGAGGCAGATACTTCAACAATGCTTGGTTCCCCAGTAAGCATGGCCTATATATAATTTCAAAATGTTTTGTTTCATCAGTGTTTGATTGATAAAATGATTCCAGAAGTAATGAAAAATAAGTCAACAGAATAACTGAAGAGTTAAACCAATTTATCACAATATAAGCATGAGGTTTACTGGTACGACAACAGCTTATCATAAAAACAAAGGCTAGATCAGTAACGGTGATAACTACGCTAACAGGTTAACTAGGGATTTATAGTCTGCTGGCACGTTCTGGGATTGTTACTTCATCTGCACACTTTGCTGTTTAGATTATGTTTATCAAACATGTTCCTATCTGTATCCTAGTTGCGGATTAAGGAGTATGTTAGTGGTATTTTATGGGAATAAATTCCCATATCATGCACCTGTATGATCAATAGTATAAACAGGATAGCTACATAGTATCCACTGATGATAGAAAACAAAGCAAACTTGAGGCTAAAAAACACCTGAGCAACATGAGGAAGGCATCTTGGACTTGACAATATACGTTTCACCCTAGGAGTTGGGGTCACTATCTCTCCCGCATCATCAAGATCAGAATGTGCAGATGCCATACTGTGCAATATAGACAAGGCAGCATCCGCAATCTGCGTACAGAAATACATTTTCATGAATCAACGACAGTACAGAAAAATTGCATGTGGGCCGCGTGAGTGCACATGATCATAAAGCTGCAGACTGAATACCTGAGTAGAAGTCAGAACAGGTGTTCTAACAGAAAGTGCCCAACGCAGCTCTCGAATGTCACGTAATCTTTTCCAGTCAGACATACTGGAGGCCCAACATTTTGTTGTCCAATCAATTGACTTCTTTGACCACAGCCTTCTAATAGCATCCTTTTCAAGTGGACCAACTTTTGTACCATCATTGTCAATATACATCCACTCTTTTGAAGGCTCCATAAATGCGGTTGATGCAATGAGATTAGACTGTAGAGGAATAGCTGTCCGCTCAGATGCTTCATGAGCAACAGTTAACAAATCAACAGCCAAAACACAGCCTCCAACAAGAACACACGCTTCAACATTTGAAAGGTCATTCATGAAGGCCTACAAAAAGAGGGGAAACCAAAGTGAAATTTATCAGCATGGAAAAGACGCGCCACATCAGCAAATAACCTATTGATAATTGATCTTGATAAGATTGTATAAA
Proteins encoded in this window:
- the LOC123050229 gene encoding dnaJ homolog subfamily C GRV2, which codes for MDFASRHTASAPSANAGADASSSAVTEEPEYLARYFVVKHSWRGRYRRILCIAASGVVTLDPTTLAVTNSYDFAADFDRAAPDPNAAAEFSLSVRSDGKGKFKAMRFSSPLRAGILTELHRLRPVHPVVEFPVLHLRRRTQEWAPFKIKVTSLGIELLEVHSGNLRWCLDFRDMDSPAILLLGDNYGRRSAEGGGFVLCPLYGRKSKAFMAASGSTNTLIISSLTKTAKSAIGLSLSVDNSQSMTAADFIARRANEAVGAAETRHGEWSVIRLRPAAHGTACIESLSLGVGPRGGLGEQGDSVSRQLVLTNTSLVERRPENYEATIVRPLSAVSALVRFAEEPQMFAFEFNDGCPIHVYASTSRDNLIATVVDVLQTQRQCAIPVLPRLTMPGHRIDPPCGVAHLQIPHNATVDMEAANMYVKHLAVVAKEAVASSDTVPGAKIRLWRRIREFNACIPYTGVPINIEVPEVVLMALISLLPATPQNLPADAPPLPPPSPKAAATIMGFVACLRRLLTSRSVSSHVMAFPVAVGRIMGLLRNGSEGVAAEAAGLVAMLIGGGPGDTSMLMDTRGESHATYMHAKSVLFAQPIYVPVLVSRLKPLSVSPLLSLSVVEILEAMLCDPHGETTQHATFVELLRQVAGLRRRLFALFAHPAESVRETISVIMRTIAEEDAIAAESMRDAALKDGALLRHLLNAFFFPAGERRDVSRQLVALWADSYQPALDLLSRILPPGLVAYLHTRSDEDSQNQYDEVPLSRRQKRILQQRRALGGKNMETPEQGMPPNSVDDGDFFRHTSVGPYGGADVNQRHVGQYSTAHTPSPATSIDPSHAVPHGAVPQSVSENHQLGTPQLDSHTYSVDPTANGDLIESSHSDFSVPAQIVVENTPVGSGRLLCNWFGFWRAFGLDHNRADLIWNERTRQELREALQTEVHNLDVEKERTDDIDPGSSVSEDDGGSDTLPRISWNYAEFFVSYPSLSKEVCVGQYYLRLLLESGSNYRAQDFPLRDPVAFFRALYHRFLCDADVGLTVDGAVPDELGSSDDWCDMGRLDGFGGGGGSSVRELCSRAMAIVYEQHYKVIGPFDGTAHITVLLDRTDDRALRHRLLLLLKAFMNDLSNVEACVLVGGCVLAVDLLTVAHEASERTAIPLQSNLIASTAFMEPSKEWMYIDNDGTKVGPLEKDAIRRLWSKKSIDWTTKCWASSMSDWKRLRDIRELRWALSVRTPVLTSTQIADAALSILHSMASAHSDLDDAGEIVTPTPRVKRILSSPRCLPHVAQAMLTGEPSIVEVSASLLKAIVTRNPKAMIRLYSTGAFYFALAYPGSNLLSIAQLFSATHTHQAFHGGEEAAVSSSLPLAKRSVLGGLLPESLLYVLERSGPSAFAAAMVSDSDTPEIIWTHKMRAEHLIRQVLQHLGDFSQKLAQHCHSLYDYAPMPPVTYPNLKDEMWCHRYYLRNLCDEIRFPNWPIVEHVEFLQSLLAMWREELTRRPMDLSEEEACKILEITLDDLVIGEKGSSKKSSELNLASLAKNIENIDEEKLKRQYRKLAIKYHPDKNPEGREKFVAVQKAYERLQASMQGLQGPQLWRLILLLKAQCILYKRYGHVLEPFKYAGYPMLLNAVTVDKDDSNFLSSDRAPLLIAASELIWLTCSSSSLNGEELIRDSGIPLLATLLSRCMCIVQPTTPAHEPAAKIVTNIMHTFSALSLFESGRVEILKFAGLVEDIVHCTELEFVPSAVDAALQTAANVSVSSELQNALLAAGFLWFVLPLLLQYDSTAEENETNESHGVGARVQIAKNLHAVHAAQALSKLCGLGGDGTSSPSNLPAFNTLRALLTPKLADMLRNRPPKDLLSNLNSNLESPEIIWNSSTRGELLKFVDQQRTSQGPDGSYDLTESQSFNYEALSKELNVGDVYLRVYNNQPDYEISDQEGFCIALLKFIAGLVQKWSSINSEENMTHEHDSVIDTSTENGGASDSTNEGKEDNSFEKGSKYETGGDCEVITNLRSGLTSLQNLLTSNPGLAAVFASKERLTPLFECLALPVPPESNIPQICLSVLSLLTKHAPCLEAMVAERTSLILLFQILHCNPSCRDGALAVLYSLASTPELAWAAAKHGGVVYILELMLPLQEEIPMQQRAAAASLLGKLAGQPMHGPRVAITLARFLPDGLVSAIRDGPGEAVVSSLEQTTETPELVWTPAMAASLSAQLSTMAADLYQEQMKGRLVDWDVPEQASGQHVMKDEPQVGGIYVRLFLKDPKFPLRNPKRFLEGLLDQYVSSVAATHYEANAVDPELPLLLSAALVSLLRVHPALADHVGYLGYVPKLVAAMAYEGRRETMASGQDTSRVQAEPIEHDNSDGVPETTVQTPQERVRLSCLRVLHQLASSTTCAEAMAATSAGTPQVVALLMKAIGWQGGSILALETLKRVVGAGNRARDALVAQGLKVGLVDVLLGILDWRAGGRQGLCNQMKWNESEASIGRVLAVEVLHAFATEGAHCAKVREILNSSDVWSAYKDQKHDLFLPSNAQTSAAGVAGLIESSSSRLTYALTAAPSPQPALVRLPSSSPPPPTGPVNPASGRRHS